In the genome of Lagopus muta isolate bLagMut1 chromosome 21, bLagMut1 primary, whole genome shotgun sequence, one region contains:
- the RNF186 gene encoding E3 ubiquitin-protein ligase RNF186, producing the protein MEKSMDKLSSDNKRTASGAPQAEKVSPAPTAGAAGMSGAGPHAENAANVERLALTEGHSKETESSPGTELDSPDALKTAFSGDGLNSASLAMVTNPSSPEVCSSERDDQPSPTSSVADMDCLVCFNKYSIYRVPKLLGCQHAFCAVCLKLILRKEENTWIITCPLCRKNTFVSGGLIRTLPNREEIMDLLEHPDSCHEVHVSGIGLDSSSWAQSSQDIVNRDQTIPADNRLAVQRLVLLLLLLVILTILILPFIYSGMIKWVICIMLTLGLVMSMVLCCTPKFYWRCNGSSLRSCHKETHIAAIA; encoded by the coding sequence ATGGAGAAATCCATGGACAAGCTAAGCAGCGACAACAAGCGGACAGCTTCTGGAGCACCTCAGGCTGAGAAGGTTAGTCCTGCTCCCACCGCAGGGGCTGCAGGAATGAGCGGAGCAGGACCCCATGCAGAAAATGCTGCTAATGTGGAGAGACTGGCATTGACTGAGGGACATTCCAAAGAAACGGAGAGCTCTCCAGGCACAGAGCTAGACAGTCCTGATGCCTTGAAAACAGCGTTTTCAGGAGACGGTCTGAACTCAGCATCTCTTGCTATGGTAACAAACCCGAGCTCTCCTGAGGTATGCAGTTCTGAAAGGGACGACCAGCCTTCACCCACATCATCTGTCGCAGACATGGACTGCCTGGTCTGCTTCAACAAGTACAGCATTTATCGGGTCCCAAAGCTCCTGGGCTGTCAGCATGCTTTCTGTGCGGTCTGCCTGAAGCTCATCCTCAGGAAAGAGGAGAATACCTGGATAATCACCTGCCCCCTGTGCAGAAAAAACACGTTTGTGTCAGGAGGACTTATCCGCACGCTCCCAAACAGAGAAGAGATCATGGACCTCTTGGAGCACCCCGACTCATGTCATGAGGTACACGTCTCCGGCATCGGGCTGGATagcagcagctgggctcagAGCAGCCAGGACATTGTAAACAGAGACCAAACGATCCCAGCAGACAACAGACTGGCTGTGCAGAGActtgtgctgctcctgctgcttttggtgATTCTCACCATCCTCATCCTCCCGTTCATATACTCCGGGATGATCAAATGGGTCATTTGTATCATGCTGACTTTGGGGTTGGTCATGTCTATGGTGCTTTGCTGCACTCCTAAATTTTACTGGCGCTGCAATGGAAGCTCACTCAGGTCGTGCCACAAGGAGACCCACATTGCTGCTATTGCCTGA